A part of Danaus plexippus chromosome 27, MEX_DaPlex, whole genome shotgun sequence genomic DNA contains:
- the LOC116775689 gene encoding dynamin-like 120 kDa protein, mitochondrial isoform X3: MSRILNHRMRMSLKKTPSIVDQRAVAFTIWTGRSVLFNRPVPNQIPRRQYGMLIARAVRGVLKIRYLVLGGAVGGGMTLNKKYSEWKDGLPDMGWLNDLLPDNDQWDRFTTTLITAKDRIGDQLQIGVPLTLSVSDPRLREAGRARAAELREWLSQRYEDAVAAAAVNNTSIEPAPKIVNNLQSKPAPQTASARTAAEEAAAYEKRVHVLQEEVLALQARYQRELQRLEQENRELRQQNMLLRQGRQPTTKKMKRSLIDMYSSVLDELAGWESGEAGRLPRVVVVGDQSAGKTSVLEMIAQARIFPRGAGEMCTRAPVKVTLSEGPYHVAQFRDSSREFDLNKESDLADLRKEVELRMRNSVRGGRTVSSDVIAMSVRGPGLPRMVLVDLPGVISTQTVDMAADTREAIKQMTKQYMDNPNAIILCIQDGSVDAERSNVTDLVASCDPQGKRTIFVLTKVDLAEENLANPNRIRRILEGKLFPMKALGYYAVVTGRSRKDDSIQSIREYEERFFRSSKLFKEGLVAAGQVTTRNLSLGVADCFWRMVRDTVEQQADAFKAMRFNLETEWKNTFPRQRELDRDELFERARAELLDQSAELSAVPPPAWEQRLTAELWTSTHDRVFGGIYLPAAALAHDDVDKFNTSVDIKLREWAESELAKQSIQAGRDALREEFIELLARSQDTDPIYEPVKRAAVEEALNRHQWEERAQDVLRVLQLNALQDRCVRSRGDWDAAVALMETALKEKRDDVQRELRNMTGPGFRERWLRWASTTEEQQRRAEVRTELERLGSCRPSLAYDEVVAVRDNLRRRGVEVDNEYIRETWKPVYLNNFLSRAQSRANDCKKSFYLYSQQNGAEKECCEVVMFWRVQAALRTTANALRQQISNREAARLDRDLREVLDEMAADPDLKKKLLSGRRVELAEELKRVRQVQEKLEEFIEALNKEK; the protein is encoded by the exons ATGTCGAGAATATTAAATCACCGAATGAG AATGTCTCTCAAGAAGACGCCGTCAATAGTGGATCAGCGGGCGGTCGCGTTTACAATCTGGACAGGTAGAAGTGTGTTGTTCAATAGGCCAGTACCAAACCAGATTCCCCGTCGTCAATATGGCATGCTGATAGCAAGAGCCGTGCGAGGTGTTCTTAAGATACGTTACTTGGTGTTGGGAGGCGCTGTTGGTGGTGGAATGACACTTAATAAG aaatattCAGAATGGAAAGACGGTCTTCCTGATATGGGTTGGTTAAATGATTTGTTACCTGACAATGATCAATGGGACAGATTCACTACCACACTTATTACCGCCAAAGACAGGATCGGAGACCAGCTACAGATCG GTGTGCCACTGACGCTGTCGGTCTCAGATCCTCGTCTCCGGGAGGCTGGTCGGGCGCGAGCGGCTGAACTGAGGGAATGGCTTTCACAGAGGTACGAGGATGCAGTAGCGGCAGCTGCTGTTAATAATACTAGTATTG AACCAGCTCCGAAGATCGTGAACAACCTTCAGAGTAAACCTGCACCACAGACAGCGTCCGCTCGTACCGCGGCAGAAGAAGCTGCTGCCTATG aaaaacgAGTGCACGTGCTCCAAGAGGAGGTGCTAGCGTTGCAAGCGAGATATCAAAGAGAGTTGCAGCGACTAGAACAAGAGAACAGAGAATTGCGGCAGCAGAATATGCTGCTTAGACAGGGACGGCAGCCTACTACCAAGAAAATGAAG CGATCCCTCATCGACATGTATTCGTCGGTGTTGGATGAGCTGGCAGGCTGGGAGTCGGGGGAGGCGGGCCGGCTGCCGAGGGTCGTGGTGGTAGGGGACCAGTCCGCGGGGAAGACCTCTGTGCTGGAGATGATCGCACAGGCCAGGATCTTCCCGAGGGGAGCGGGGGAGATGTGTACCAG ggCTCCGGTGAAAGTGACCCTATCAGAGGGTCCCTACCACGTCGCCCAGTTCAGAGATTCATCCAGAGAGTTCGACCTCAACAAGGAATCTGATCTTGCTGATCTGAGAAA GGAAGTTGAGCTGCGCATGCGCAATAGTGTCCGCGGGGGGAGAACCGTGTCTAGTGACGTCATCGCCATGTCCGTGAGGGGTCCGGGACTGCCCCGCATGGTGCTGGTGGACTTGCCAGGTGTCATATCG ACGCAGACCGTGGACATGGCGGCGGACACGAGGGAGGCGATCAAGCAGATGACCAAACAGTACATGGACAACCCTAACGCGATCATACTGTGTATACAG GACGGGTCGGTGGACGCCGAGCGCAGCAACGTCACGGACCTCGTGGCCTCCTGCGACCCTCAAGGGAAGAGGACCATCTTCGTGCTGACCAAAGTGGACTTGGCTGAGGAGAATCTCGCTAACCCTAACAGG ATCCGTCGCATCCTGGAAGGCAAGCTGTTCCCTATGAAGGCGCTCGGCTACTACGCCGTAGTGACCGGCCGCAGCAGGAAGGACGACTCCATACAGAGCATCAGGGAGTATGAGGAGCGGTTCTTCAGATCCTCGAAACTGTTTAA AGAGGGTCTGGTGGCGGCGGGGCAGGTGACGACCCGCAACCTGTCACTGGGCGTGGCGGATTGCTTCTGGCGGATGGTCCGCGACACGGTGGAACAACAGGCCGACGCCTTCAAGGCCATGAGGTTCAACCTGGAGACGGAGTGGAAGAACACCTTCCCCAG GCAGCGAGAGCTGGACCGCGACGAGCTGTTCGAGCGAGCCCGAGCCGAGCTGTTGGACCAGTCAGCTGAACTGTCGGCTGTTCCTCCTCCGGCCTGGGAACAGAGACTCACGGCTGAACTGTGGACCTCCACACATGACAGGGTCTTCGGAGGAATATACCTGCCGGCGGCGGCACTCGCACATGATGACGTCG ATAAATTCAACACGTCCGTCGATATAAAACTCCGTGAGTGGGCGGAGAGTGAGCTCGCCAAACAATCCATACAGGCTGGTAGAGACGCGCTGAGGGAAGAGTTCATAGAACTGCTCGCGAGGTCCCAGGACACAGATCCTATTTACGAGCCTGTGAAACGAGCAGCCGTCGAAGAAGCTCTCAACAGACATCAGTGGGAGGAGAGGGCCCAGGAT GTTCTGCGCGTGCTACAACTGAACGCCCTCCAGGACAGATGTGTTCGTTCCCGCGGCGACTGGGACGCGGCCGTGGCCCTCATGGAGACCGCCCTCAAGGAGAAGCGAGACGACGTGCAGAGGGAGCTCCGGAACATGACAG GTCCGGGCTTCCGTGAGCGTTGGCTTCGTTGGGCGTCGACCACTGAGGAGCAACAGAGACGGGCTGAAGTACGCACCGAGCTGGAGAGACTCGGCTCCTGCAGACCCTCGCTGGCCTACGACGAG GTGGTAGCGGTTCGCGACAACCTTCGTCGTAGAGGAGTGGAGGTCGACAACGAATACATCAGAGAGACTTGGAAGCCGGTGTATCTCAA TAACTTCCTGTCCCGGGCCCAGTCTCGCGCTAACGACTGTAAGAAGAGCTTCTATCTTTACTCACAACAGAACGGCGCTGAG AAGGAGTGTTGTGAGGTGGTGATGTTCTGGCGCGTGCAGGCCGCTCTCCGGACCACGGCCAACGCTCTCCGGCAACAGATCAGCAACAGAGAGGCGGCGCGACTGGACAGGGACCTACGGGAAGTTCTGGACGAG ATGGCGGCAGATCCTGATTTAAAGAAGAAACTGTTATCTGGAAGAAGAGTTGAACTAGCAGAAGAACTGA AGCGAGTCAGACAAGTACAAGAAAAACTAGAGGAATTTATCGAGGCATTAAACAAAGAGAAGTAA